A single genomic interval of Stieleria maiorica harbors:
- a CDS encoding sulfatase-like hydrolase/transferase, with translation MGRFKHALVVLCLLGQSATIARGEDRPNVVMIISDDQTYSDFGFMGNRVVQTPHLDALAARSARFTHGYVPSSVCRPSLVTLLTGLYPHQHGVHFNHPPPGFSTLTKTYDRDRYEAAREAAAVLIRRVDTLPRMLASQGYRCLQTGKYWEGHWKNAGFTDGMTTGKPVAGARHGNKQLADGQWVAHGNGDAGLAIGRETMQPIKDFLDDESGDPFFIWYAPFLPHLPHDSPKRFFDLYDTSVPEHQRAYYAACSQLDETVGELIEMTEKHSAGRNTLFVFVVDNGFRPDPNQPMPDGFGYNYTRRSKRSPFDDGLRTPILFHLSGQTRSATHPLLCSSVDIVPTVLQACGMDVPRPIRGRSLWPLATGQTDSMSPEPVFGEIYPGDASVLGNPSADIAYRWIRDGDYKLIVPHRQKGKVWGDYGDSRQLYNLVDDPNEQRDLADEPEHQPMVGTLQTKLDAWWRPGKHTAVGNQTGNR, from the coding sequence ATGGGACGGTTCAAACACGCTTTGGTTGTCCTCTGTTTGCTTGGGCAGTCGGCAACGATCGCACGTGGCGAGGATCGTCCCAACGTGGTGATGATCATCTCGGACGACCAGACGTATTCTGATTTCGGCTTCATGGGCAACCGAGTCGTGCAAACGCCGCACCTGGATGCGTTGGCGGCGCGGTCTGCCCGATTCACCCACGGCTATGTCCCCTCGAGTGTCTGTCGCCCGTCGTTGGTGACACTGTTGACCGGACTGTATCCGCACCAGCACGGGGTTCATTTCAACCACCCGCCGCCGGGTTTTTCGACGCTGACGAAAACCTACGACCGCGATCGGTACGAAGCGGCCCGGGAAGCCGCCGCGGTGTTGATTCGCAGGGTCGACACGCTGCCGCGGATGTTGGCGTCGCAGGGATACCGGTGCTTGCAAACCGGAAAGTACTGGGAGGGGCATTGGAAGAACGCCGGATTCACCGACGGGATGACGACCGGCAAACCGGTCGCCGGTGCGCGGCACGGCAACAAGCAACTGGCCGACGGGCAATGGGTGGCACACGGCAACGGTGACGCCGGGTTGGCGATCGGTCGTGAAACCATGCAGCCGATCAAAGACTTTCTGGATGACGAAAGTGGCGATCCGTTCTTCATCTGGTACGCGCCGTTTTTGCCGCACCTGCCGCATGACAGTCCGAAACGTTTCTTCGATCTTTACGACACTTCGGTTCCCGAACATCAGCGGGCCTACTATGCCGCATGCAGCCAGTTGGATGAAACCGTCGGGGAACTGATCGAGATGACGGAAAAGCACTCGGCGGGGCGCAACACGCTGTTCGTGTTCGTCGTCGACAACGGTTTTCGACCGGATCCGAACCAGCCGATGCCCGACGGGTTCGGTTACAACTACACGCGGCGGAGCAAGCGGTCGCCGTTTGACGACGGGCTGCGCACGCCGATCCTGTTTCACTTGAGCGGCCAAACGCGATCGGCAACCCATCCGTTGCTGTGCAGCAGCGTCGACATCGTGCCGACGGTTTTGCAGGCCTGTGGCATGGACGTTCCGCGGCCGATCCGCGGTCGCAGCCTTTGGCCGTTGGCGACCGGTCAAACCGATTCGATGTCCCCGGAGCCGGTGTTCGGAGAGATCTATCCCGGGGATGCGAGCGTGTTGGGCAATCCATCGGCCGACATCGCCTACCGTTGGATTCGCGACGGGGACTACAAGTTGATCGTGCCGCACCGACAAAAGGGGAAGGTGTGGGGTGATTACGGGGATTCTCGCCAGCTCTACAATCTGGTGGACGACCCGAACGAGCAGCGTGATTTGGCGGATGAACCGGAGCATCAGCCGATGGTCGGGACGTTGCAAACGAAACTTGATGCGTGGTGGCGTCCGGGAAAACACACCGCGGTCGGTAATCAAACTGGGAACCGGTGA
- a CDS encoding DEAD/DEAH box helicase, which yields MGSENELNLSIEDHQVTVENEPELSESAPVSEPAPVSEPAPVSEPAPVSESAPVSESAPSAVSDDAEVEAGLSDDVAEPEAEAPTGFAALELRRQVFDAVVESGYSEPTSVQQQVIPHMLAGRDVLAQSQTGSGKTAAFALPILSTIDSKQRSVQTLVLAPTRELAIQVAESFEKYAENLKGFSVLAIYGGQDYEHQFRALRRGVDVVVGTPGRVIDHIKRGTLDLSELRCLVLDEADEMLNMGFLEDVEFVLEQTPEKRQVTLFSATMPGPIRSIADRYLVDPALVTIEKKHVTAESIRQRAVIVPPKEKASALTRFLEAEATDGVIVFTKTKDTTVRLAEQLIRNGFAATALNGDMPQTVRERTIDQLKSGRLDVLVATDVAARGLDVTRISHVFNFDLPHDAESYIHRIGRTGRAGRSGEAIIFLTPAQRRKLKLIERATKKSIELVEVPSADAINAMRIERFKASITQTIADKDLTLFKDLIGQYAQETGKPMEMIAAALAEIGQHGRTFLVKDRPRRARDEDRDRGEGRRGREDRGGGAEFGKRPRLLGPPEPGMVRYRIEVGRNDGVAPRNIVGAVANEAGIQSQMIGPIKIYPHFSTVDLPEGMPKDVYQTLQRAWVSGKQLRIRPDRGPGQRDSGAHPGGRPGGFRKGGKPGGKFRGKADGAFGGPSGALGGKAAAGKKKKKKKKQRKN from the coding sequence ATGGGATCCGAGAACGAATTGAATTTGTCGATAGAAGACCATCAGGTAACGGTCGAGAATGAACCTGAATTGAGTGAGTCGGCCCCCGTTAGTGAACCGGCCCCCGTTAGTGAACCGGCCCCCGTTAGTGAACCGGCCCCCGTTAGTGAATCGGCCCCCGTTAGTGAATCGGCCCCGAGTGCAGTTTCCGACGACGCCGAGGTTGAGGCGGGCTTGAGCGACGACGTGGCCGAACCCGAGGCAGAAGCACCGACCGGGTTTGCGGCGTTGGAATTGCGCCGACAGGTGTTTGATGCGGTCGTCGAGTCGGGCTATTCCGAGCCGACTTCGGTGCAACAGCAAGTGATTCCGCACATGTTGGCTGGCCGCGACGTGCTGGCCCAGTCGCAGACCGGATCGGGAAAGACCGCGGCCTTTGCGTTGCCGATTCTGTCGACGATCGATTCCAAGCAGCGCTCGGTCCAGACGTTGGTGCTGGCACCGACGCGGGAATTGGCAATTCAAGTCGCCGAATCGTTCGAGAAGTATGCTGAGAACTTGAAAGGTTTCAGCGTTCTGGCGATTTATGGCGGCCAGGACTACGAGCATCAGTTTCGAGCGCTGCGCCGCGGCGTCGACGTCGTCGTCGGGACGCCCGGACGCGTGATCGATCACATCAAGCGCGGGACGCTTGATCTGAGCGAGCTGAGGTGTCTGGTCTTGGACGAGGCCGACGAGATGTTGAACATGGGGTTCCTGGAGGACGTCGAGTTCGTGCTCGAACAGACACCGGAGAAACGCCAGGTCACACTGTTCTCGGCCACGATGCCCGGCCCGATCCGCTCGATCGCCGACCGGTATTTGGTCGATCCCGCTCTGGTGACGATCGAAAAAAAGCACGTCACGGCCGAATCGATTCGGCAACGCGCGGTGATCGTTCCCCCCAAGGAAAAAGCCAGCGCGCTGACGCGATTCTTGGAAGCCGAAGCGACCGACGGGGTGATCGTCTTCACCAAAACCAAGGACACCACCGTCCGCTTGGCCGAACAGCTGATCCGCAACGGGTTTGCCGCCACCGCACTCAACGGCGATATGCCTCAAACGGTACGTGAACGAACCATCGACCAACTCAAATCCGGACGTTTGGATGTGTTGGTCGCGACCGACGTGGCCGCCAGGGGATTGGATGTCACCCGGATCAGCCACGTTTTCAATTTTGATCTGCCGCACGACGCCGAATCGTACATCCACCGGATCGGACGAACCGGCCGTGCCGGACGTAGCGGTGAAGCGATCATCTTTTTGACACCCGCCCAACGGCGAAAATTAAAACTGATCGAGCGGGCCACCAAGAAATCGATCGAGCTGGTTGAGGTTCCCTCGGCCGATGCGATCAACGCGATGCGGATCGAACGTTTCAAAGCGTCGATCACACAGACCATCGCCGACAAGGATTTGACGCTGTTCAAGGATTTGATCGGACAGTATGCCCAGGAAACCGGCAAACCGATGGAGATGATCGCCGCAGCGCTGGCGGAGATCGGGCAACACGGACGCACATTTTTGGTCAAAGATCGTCCCAGACGCGCCCGAGACGAGGACCGAGACCGTGGTGAGGGGCGTCGTGGCCGCGAGGATCGCGGCGGCGGGGCGGAATTCGGCAAGCGGCCGCGGTTGCTCGGGCCGCCCGAACCGGGCATGGTCCGCTATCGAATCGAAGTCGGACGCAACGACGGCGTCGCACCCCGCAACATCGTCGGTGCGGTCGCCAATGAAGCCGGCATCCAAAGCCAGATGATCGGGCCGATCAAGATCTATCCGCACTTCAGCACGGTGGATTTGCCCGAGGGGATGCCCAAAGACGTTTACCAGACACTACAACGCGCCTGGGTCTCGGGGAAACAGCTGCGGATTCGTCCCGATCGCGGACCGGGTCAGCGAGATTCGGGTGCTCATCCAGGTGGCCGTCCGGGCGGATTTCGAAAAGGCGGCAAACCCGGCGGGAAGTTCCGCGGCAAGGCGGACGGGGCGTTTGGCGGCCCGTCCGGGGCCCTGGGCGGCAAAGCGGCGGCGGGAAAGAAGAAGAAAAAGAAGAAGAAGCAGCGCAAGAATTAG
- a CDS encoding 50S ribosomal protein bL37, protein MAKPHHKLKKANHGRRPANAKARKAKRKKIKT, encoded by the coding sequence ATGGCAAAGCCACACCACAAATTGAAAAAGGCCAACCACGGCCGTCGTCCAGCAAACGCCAAGGCTCGCAAGGCGAAACGCAAGAAGATCAAGACCTGA
- a CDS encoding 3-hydroxyacyl-ACP dehydratase FabZ family protein — protein MPKTDFIVDLSLLRDSELVADLDAIRELNPQRHEMEHLSGILYEDVETLTCAGYKDVGHDEFWVRGHMPGMPVMPGVIQLEAVAQLSSFFAQKHDLLGAEMVGFGGVDSARFRDVVVPGDRLILMIRLSKARRGRMIVADFQGVVGEKLVVDGVIRGIPLPVQAVKNHLASRAAQNVV, from the coding sequence GTGCCAAAAACCGATTTTATTGTTGATCTTTCTCTGCTCCGCGACAGCGAGCTGGTCGCCGATTTAGACGCGATCCGCGAGCTCAACCCGCAACGACATGAAATGGAGCATCTGTCCGGGATCCTCTACGAGGATGTCGAGACGCTCACCTGCGCCGGGTACAAAGACGTCGGGCACGACGAATTTTGGGTCCGCGGGCACATGCCCGGAATGCCCGTGATGCCGGGCGTCATCCAGCTCGAAGCGGTTGCGCAGCTGTCAAGTTTCTTTGCCCAAAAGCACGATCTGCTCGGTGCGGAAATGGTCGGCTTTGGTGGTGTGGATAGCGCCCGGTTCCGCGACGTGGTCGTCCCCGGCGATCGGCTGATCTTGATGATCCGGTTGAGCAAAGCGCGTCGCGGTCGAATGATTGTGGCGGATTTCCAAGGTGTCGTTGGCGAAAAATTGGTTGTCGATGGAGTGATCCGAGGCATCCCGCTGCCCGTCCAAGCGGTTAAGAATCACTTGGCCAGCAGGGCCGCTCAAAACGTGGTTTGA
- a CDS encoding NRDE family protein has product MCLLAVQYQLVPESPILVAANREEYFDRPSLTPSIQSGKPRVLCGVDQKAGGTWLGVNQNGLFVGVCNRATAMPLFGQRSRGSLAMDLLRCTSSARALDKALAELGETQYEGCNLIIADAKAGYAIHSDQHQQVVEMEPGLNIIGAHNLNDPDDERVRMARRLLTLQTLDSPVKFLAVASRVFARAPVGPGRPSMVIRNQDYGTVSSSLIALGVKPRDAIYQFSNGAPDQTKYEDCSPMLRDILSRGLREARTKAKVGA; this is encoded by the coding sequence ATGTGCTTATTGGCCGTTCAGTATCAATTGGTCCCAGAGAGTCCGATCCTGGTTGCAGCGAATCGCGAAGAGTATTTTGACCGGCCGAGTTTGACGCCGTCAATTCAGTCGGGAAAGCCTCGCGTGTTGTGCGGTGTGGATCAAAAAGCCGGTGGGACCTGGCTCGGTGTCAATCAAAACGGGTTGTTTGTGGGAGTTTGCAACCGGGCGACGGCGATGCCGCTGTTCGGCCAGCGCTCACGCGGATCACTTGCGATGGACCTGCTTCGATGCACGAGTTCGGCTCGGGCGTTGGACAAAGCGCTCGCCGAACTCGGCGAGACGCAATATGAAGGTTGTAACCTGATCATCGCCGATGCAAAAGCTGGCTATGCGATTCATTCGGACCAGCATCAGCAAGTCGTCGAGATGGAACCGGGATTGAACATCATCGGTGCCCACAATCTGAACGATCCTGATGACGAACGGGTGCGGATGGCGCGACGGTTGTTGACACTGCAGACCCTCGATTCGCCCGTCAAGTTCTTGGCAGTCGCCAGCCGCGTGTTTGCCCGAGCACCGGTCGGACCGGGGCGACCGAGCATGGTGATTCGCAACCAGGATTACGGCACCGTCAGCAGTTCGTTGATCGCCCTGGGCGTGAAACCGCGCGACGCGATCTATCAGTTCAGCAACGGCGCGCCGGATCAAACCAAGTACGAAGACTGTTCGCCGATGCTCCGCGATATCCTCAGCCGCGGCCTCCGCGAGGCGCGCACCAAGGCCAAAGTCGGCGCGTAA
- a CDS encoding gamma-butyrobetaine hydroxylase-like domain-containing protein, producing MTLDILPESIARDGESAIVITWTDGQVSRLTARELRQACPCATCREKKRADEKADEEPSMPLTLPVLKAEEARPLTITSMKPVGSYAYNIAFSDGHSSGLYPMKMLYELGR from the coding sequence GTGACCTTGGATATTCTCCCCGAATCGATCGCCCGCGATGGCGAGTCCGCGATCGTGATCACGTGGACCGACGGCCAAGTCTCGCGTTTGACCGCCAGGGAGTTGCGCCAGGCCTGTCCGTGTGCGACCTGTCGCGAGAAAAAGCGGGCCGATGAGAAAGCTGACGAAGAGCCGTCGATGCCACTGACGTTGCCGGTGCTCAAGGCCGAGGAAGCTCGACCGCTGACGATTACGTCGATGAAGCCGGTCGGATCGTACGCGTATAACATCGCTTTCAGCGACGGCCATTCCTCGGGTCTGTATCCGATGAAGATGCTCTATGAGTTAGGTCGCTGA